A genome region from Ctenopharyngodon idella isolate HZGC_01 chromosome 5, HZGC01, whole genome shotgun sequence includes the following:
- the rasl10a gene encoding ras-like protein family member 10A gives MVETLSIAVIGAPGVGKTSIIRQFIYNDFSETYTPTQTRYVYRPSVILNGVMYDLKILDVPPISSFPSSPSQEWLDARCRGVRSANAYILVYDICCVESFEYVKMIRQQIVDNRVGSSSEVPILVVGSKRDLQRQRFTQRRAVSVLVKKTWKCGYVECSAKYNWHVLLLFKELLGIAVARGLRPNLTSIRLQGALQRNRCNIM, from the exons ATGGTCGAGACGCTGAGCATCGCCGTCATCGGAGCGCCTGGAGTCGGGAAAACTTCTATCATCCGTCAGTTTATTTACAATGACTTCTCTGAGACTTACACTCCCACCCAAACGAGATACGTGTACAGACCCTCGGTCATTCTTAACGGTGTTATGTACGACCTGAAGATTTTGGATGTCCCGCCTATTTCCTCTTTTCCTTCAAGCCCGAGTCAG GAGTGGTTGGATGCGCGGTGTAGAGGAGTCCGCAGCGCTAACGCCTACATTCTGGTCTATGACATCTGCTGTGTGGAGAGCTTTGAGTATGTCAAGATGATCCGACAGCAAATTGTGGATAACAG AGTGGGCAGCAGCAGTGAGGTGCCCATCCTGGTGGTAGGCAGTAAGCGGGACCTTCAGCGGCAGCGGTTCACCCAGCGCAGGGCCGTGTCAGTACTGGTGAAGAAGACCTGGAAGTGTGGTTATGTCGAGTGCTCCGCCAAGTATAACTGGCATGTGCTTCTGCTCTTTAAAGAACTCCTGGGAATAGCCGTGGCAAGAGGACTGCGCCCAAACCTCACCTCTATCCGTCTCCAGGGGGCATTGCAGAGGAACCGCTGTAATATCATGTGA